The Fusobacterium polymorphum genome segment GAATCTATGCACCAGGAGGAAAAGCAACAAATAGCGGAAGAGTCCTAGTAGGAAAAACTGATGATATAGATCCTATAACAGGAAAAGTATATACTGATGTTTCAAAAATTGTTTATGGTATAGGAATGGCTGCTGATAATGGTGGACATATTATAAATGATACAAATGGTGTAATTAGAGTTTATGGAAATAAATCTATTGGTATGTATGGAAAAGGTGTAGGAACTACTGTTGAAAATAATGGAAATATTCTCCTAGATGGAAGTAGAGCAACAGCAACTAATAAAATTCAAAGTATGACAGGAGTTTATGTAGATGATGGAGCTACATTTATAAATAGAGGTACTATCAAAACAACAGATGCTTATGCTGGAAGAAAGGACAGTAGTGGTAAAAATATAGTAAATAAGAATGTAACTGGAATTACTGGGGTTGCAGTAATGAATGGTTCTACTCTTGAAAATTATGGAAAGATTCATATAGATGCAGATAACAGCTATGGTGTTGTAATTAGAGGAAAAGTAGATGCTAAGGGTAATGTAACAAGATATGCTGTAATTAAAAACTATGGAGAAATTAAAGTAAGAGGTAAGGGAACTTATGGAGTTAGCTATAAAGATATCTCAGCTGATGATCTTCATAGATTAGAAGAATTAGTCAACTCTAAATTAACATCTGATCCTAAGGGACAAGAATTAAGAGGTTCGTCAGGAACTGATAAGAGTTATGAAGGAGTTAAAATTACTGTTAAAGATGGAAAACCATCATTTACAAGAGGTGGAAAACCTGTTTCAGATAAAGAAGTGGCAAAAATTACAGAAATTATAGGTAAAGCTAGTTCAAATCTTGGTCTATCTGATATAGGATTCTATGTAGATACATTAGGTAGAACAAAACCAATAGATATAGATGGTGTAGTACCTCCTATTAATAGTCAATTGATAATAGGAACTGAATATTCTACTTTAACAAATAAAAAAGAATGGTTTGTAACAGATAATGCTATAAAACCTTTCTTACAACAAATTCAAGGAAGAAACTTTAAATTGACATCTATTGCAGGTTCATTAACTTGGTTAGCTACACCAGTTTTAGATAACCATGGTCAAATAAAAGGTGTTGCAATGTCAAAACTTCCTTATACAGCTTTTGTAAAGAAAACAGATAATGCTTGGAATTTTGCAGATGGTTTAGAACAAAGATATGGAATGAATGCACTTGATTCAAGAGAAAAGAAGCTTTTCAACTTATTAAATACTATAGGAAAGAATGAACAAGCAGTGCTAGTTCAAGCTTATGATGAAATGATGGGACACCAATATGCAAATGTTCAACAAAGAATAAATGCAACAGGAGTTATCCTAGATAAAGAATTTAAGAATCTAAGAGCAGAAGGAAATGCTTCAAAAGATTCTAATAAAATTAAAACATTTGGAACAAGAGGAGAATATAATACTGATACAGCAGGAGTTATAGACTACAAATATAATGCTTATGGTGTGGCTTATATTCATGAAAATGAAGATATTAAACTAGGAAGAGGTACAGGTTGGTACACAGGTATAGTACATAATACATTCAAATTTAAGGATATAGGAAACTCAAAAGAACAAATGTTACAAGCTAAGGTTGGATTATTTAAGTCAGTTCCATTTGATGATAATAATAGCTTAAATTGGACAATATCAGGAGAAATCTTTGCTGGATATAATAAAATGCACAGAAAATTCTTAGTTGTAAATGAAATATTTAATGCTAAATCTAAATATTATACTTATGGAATAGGAATTAAAAATGAATTAAGTAAAGAATTCAGATTAAGTGAAGATTTCAGTGTAAGAGCTTTTGGAGCATTAAAATTAGAATATGGCAGAGTATCTAAAATAAGAGAAAAAACAGGTGAAGTTAGATTAGAAGTAAAACATAATGACTATATCTCTGTAAAACCAGAAATAGGAACAGAATTAGCTTATAGACATTACTTTGGAACTAAAACATTGAGAACATCACTTGGAGTAGCCTATGAAAATGAATTAGGAAAACTAGCTAATGGAAAAAATAAAGCAAGAGTTGTTGATACAACAGCCGATTATTTCAATGTAAGAGGAGAAAAAGAAGACAGAAGAGGAAATGTCAAATTTGACTTGAATGTTGGAATAGATAATCAAAGAGTTGGATTAACAGGAAATGTAGGTTATGACACTAAGGGAGAAAATGTAAGAGGTGGAGTAGGACTTAGAGTTATATTCTAATACTTTATAAGAAGAAACTCTCTTTTGATAGAAATATCAGAGAGAGTTTTTTTATTTATATTTTATTATTTTCTTAATTCTTCATCTATTATTCTAATACATTCAACTAATTTATCACATTTTTCTTTTGATATTAAATAATCTTTCAATGGAATTATTAAAAGATTTTGTTCCCAATAATTTGAAAACTTTCCTTGAATATTCACCCAATTTAATATATTGGAACACTTTTCTTTTACAATTTTTTCTATTTTTTCTTTTATTCTATTATATTCATAGATTCTACTTTGTGGCTTTGGATCATTATTTTTATCATGATGAGTATAAAAATTAATTGAAATATAAGGTCCTACATTTACTGTGTCAACTCTCCAAAATATTGTATAATTTCTTTTATCTTCACTTAAATTTTCATTATCCTTATTTCGAAATATACTTCTTAAAATATTAAATTGTGTATAGGGACGACCCCCAACACTTTTACCACTTTCTATGTACCCATTTTTAAAAATATTCCTTATAAATTGATACTGTGATATACTACTCTTTGAAATATTCAATCCCCAATAGTCTTTTTCTTTTATTTCTTCTTCATTAATTAAATAATTTTTTTCTTTCTCTTCATTCTCTGTGACTCTTTCAAAATACTCACAATAATCATCTAAAATTAGATTTTTTTCTTTATATTTACTTATAATTTTTAGAAAATCTTCTCTATTGATTTTTATATCTATTTTATCTTTTTCATTAGTAATATTATAATCATAAGAAAACCAAAAACCTGTTTTAAAATATACTGTTTTTATTTCATTAACTTCTTCTTTAAACTCATTTTTAATAGTTTCTTTATACCTTTTAATTTGCTCACTATGTTCAGAAGTATAAGTTTTATCCTCAATAATATAAGCTTTCTTTGAATTTTTTAATATAACTAAGACATCTATTTTTTTATACTGCCTTAATATTTCTATTTTCTCATTTTCTAAATTTTCTTCTTTTAGTAAATTTAAAAAAATATCCTTTGCCATAGGATATAATATCTCATTAGGATAATTAATCCAATTTAAACACCAACAGATAAAAGCATCTTGTGATAATTCACTTGTAGCAAAAGTAAATAAATTATTTTTCATTTTTATTCCCCCTCTAATATTTTTAGTTAATTATATTATATATTATTTTTTATTAAAGTCAACTATTTTAAAACATAATGTTTGTTTTATAAAAATAATATATCCTCTTTACTTAACCGCTTTAACTTTTAAATTTCGGTATTTTTTCCACTTTATGTTATAATTAAGAAAAAAACTAGGAGGCTTTACTATGGGTATGGACTTATGTTACTATGGTATTAAAGAAGAAGAAATTCCAAAAATTCTTGATGGGAACTTTGATGAAGATTTTTCTGAATTAGAACCTTCATACACAACAAGAGTTTTTTCAGCAAAAGATTTCTATTATCTATATACAGGTGGAAAAGAATTAGAAGAAGTAGATTTTCAAGGAAAAAATGAAAGAGATATTTTTACAGAGGCTCTTTTAGGCGAGGTTACTGTTAGCTTTGCTCCTGAAGATATTTATTCCTATTGTAACTGTAAAGAAAAAGTTAAAGAAATATCTAATTTTTTAAATAAGATTGATATAAAAGACTATTTTGGAAAAATAGGTACTATTGAAGAAATATCAGATAAAAATTTTAAAGGAGAAAATTTTTCTTATTTGGGTGTAAAAACTACAAGAAGATTTTATTCTTCTATGGAGGAAGAAGAATATATTTTTGATATTGAGGCAACAACTAATGAATTTAATGAACTTAAAGAATTTTATAATAAACTTGCTAATGAAGATTTAGCTCTATATATTTATATATTCTAAGAAAATATTGAAACTAATAAAGGTATAAAAATTGCAGGTAACATATTTGCAGTTTTTATATCTTTTTTAAATGTCATATTTATTCCTATTGCAAGGACTAACACTCCTCCAACTGCATTTAATTCAGATATTGCTTGTGGACTTAAATAATCTTTTATTTGACTTGCAAAAAGATAAAATATTCCCTGATAAATAGTTACAGAAATAGCAGAAAAAATAACACCTATTCCATATATAGAAGTCAAAACTATTGATATAACCCCATCTAATATTGCTTTTATATTTAAAATAGTATTATCATTTGTAAGTCCACTATTTATTGAACCTAAAATTGCCATAGCTCCTACACAATAAAGTATAGTTGCTGTTGAAAAACCTTTTGCAAAAGATTTTTCATTATTTAAAGATTTCTTTTCTTTTACAAATTTATCTTCAAGAAATTGACTAAAATCTTTTATTTTTTTATCTATATTTATTAATTGTCCTATCACTGCTCCAATAATAAGATATATCAATATCATTATATCTTTTTGAGCAACTAATGCACTTTTAATTCCTATAACCATAATAAAAATTCCAGCACAGTCTACAATAATATTTTTTATATCTTCATTAAATTTTTTTCCTATTGTCAAACCTAAAATTCCACCAATAATTATTGCTAAAAAATTTGTTATCAGTCCCATATCTTTTCCTCAATTTCTATTATTTATTTATTCCTAGATTATATCACAAAATATTTTTCTTAATAACTTATAATTGTATTTTCTTCAAAATATTGCTATACTAAATATATAATAAAATATATACAATTATTAGGAGGTTTTATTATGGGAATGTGTGCAATATATCAAGAAGTTAAAAAAGAAGATTTTAAAAAATTATTGGAAAGTGATGACTTCTTTGAAACTATTGAAGAACTAGAAGAAAAAGATGGAACTGAATTATGTGACATAGATAAAATGTGGGATGCTCTTCATTTTTTACTTAATGGACTTTCTGCAATCTATGGAGCTCCTGAAGATAATCTACTAAGTGAATTTATTATAGGGAGTGAAAGTTTTAATGATGAAGCTGAAGAGTTTGCAAGATATATTCCAACAGAAAAGGTAATAGAAATTGATAAAAAATTAAATGAAACAAATTTTCAAGATTATTTAAAAAATTTTGATATGAATAAGTTTAAAGAAAATAATATTTATCCAGATATTTGGGATTATACTGAAGAAAAAGAAGAAATAATGGAAGAACTTTCTGAACATTTTGAAAATTTAAAAGAATTCTATCATAAAGTTGCTGAAAATAAGAATATAGTAGTTGTAACTATCTGTTAATTTTAGTCGTATAAACAAAAATAAAATTTTAGGAGGATATTCTTTTGAAAATTCATATTATTGGTTGCAGTGGTACAGGTAAAACTTATCTTGCAAAGAAATTATCAAATAAATATAATATTCCTCACTTTGATTTAGATAATATATATTGGGATAATTCTTCACAAAAATATGGAATAAAGACAAAAGTTGAAAAAAGAGATAAGCTACTTCTAAATATATTAGAAAAAGATGATTGGATTATAGAAGGAATCTATTATAAATGGCTTGAACAAAGTTTTAAGAATGCTGATATTATCTATATTTTAGATTTACCTAAATATATTTATAAATTTCGTATTATAAAAAGATTTGTCAAAAGAAAATTAAAATTAGAAACTGCTAAAAAAGAAACATTGAAATCTTTACTAGATTTATTAAAATGGACAGATAAATTTCAAGATGAAGATATGAAAGAAATAATAAAAATATTGGAAAAATATAAAGAAAAAGTTTATTTTGTGAAAAGTAAAAAGGAAATTAAAGAAATTTTAAAAAGGAAGCTATTTTAAACTTCCTTTTTCTATTAAAACAAATCTGAATGTGTCCCCATTCTTGAAAGTGTTAATACAAGTATATTGTTATCTGTTTCCTACACCTGTTGCTACTTGTCAAGGACTTTTTAATCAAAATCATCTTTTTTTTCATCCGATTTTCTCCTAAGCTCCCTCAGCATTATTCTTGTAAGTTTATCTTACATTGTTTCAGTTGCATTTTCTAAGGACTACCCAAAGAGCTTGGTAAATATATGTGGCTAATAAAAGCACATACTTCCCAAGAAGCTCCCACTTCTACAAGTGAGAGTAGTTCACCCCTTACTGAAAATAAAACGGGCTATTCTCCTGAAGTATGTTCTATAACATTATAGTTTAATGCAAAGTGTAGCTATATAGTCATTTCCATAACATGATAATCTATGTCTTTTGTCACATGATTCATAAAAATCTATCATAGCGAGACCATTTTTAAGTTGTCCTCTAATCTGAGTTTCTAAGGTATGGCTAAATTCATATCCATATTCTGGATTTATGATTATCTTGCCTTCTTCTTCAAGCTCTTTTGAATTAAAAGGTATTGAAAATTTTAAAAGTAATTCCTCATCGGGTTTGTCCCATACAATGTCAGCATCATACATGTATATCCAAGGATTCATAAATCCGACCATTAACAATCCACCCTTTTTCAATACTCGAGAGGCTTCTTTATATATGTTTTCTAAATCTTCTACATATACATTTGAAACTGGATTAAAAATAATATCAAAAGTTTCATTTTCAAATGGAAATGGTTTTGTCATATCGCCTTGAACTGTGTTGATTTTTAAGCCTTCTCTTTTAGCAACCATATCATCTCTTTGTAATTGTGATTTAGAAAAATCCATTATGGTTACATCATAACCTTTTATAGCAAAAACTGGTCCCTGCTGTCCACCACCACAAGCTAAACCTAATATCTTTTTTCCATTTGCTTTTTCAAACCATTCTTTTGGAACTTTTTTCCCAACAGTTAATGCAACAGAAATTGGATTATTTCTAACTTCTTCTAATTCTTCATGTGTCAATGGCTCAGTATAGTCATTTTTTACATTATTCCATCTATCTTCATTTAATTTTATATAATTGTTCATCTTATGATCTCCTTGTAATTTTATATTATTTCGATTTAAGTTGAATATGTTGCCATTGCATTTTTCTCACCTCTATAAATTCTAATTTGTCAATTTCTCATCCATCTCATTATATCACTTTTTCCACATTTTTTTATTTATTCAAGCTAAATATCAATTAACCTGTATGCTTATATTCAATCCTCTACAAAACAATGGAAAGCATTTTAAGCCCCTTTTTCTTCTTGGCTTGGTTTAGTATTTAGAAACAAAAGTAGAGAGCTTGCACTGTCTTCTAAGGCTATCTTAAAGGGTATCTCCTCTCATATATTCTTCGATGGTAGGAACTCTGCTCCTATCGTTCATTTTCTTTTGTAATTTTTCTTTGTCTTTCTCATACCAATGAAGCAAGGTCGCATAATGGTCTTGATAGGTCTTTCCGCTACTTTTCATATACCTTGACAGTTTTTCTATCATCGTATCTGTGTGAGTCTGCATTTTCTCTTTTAGGTTATGATACTCTTCATCGTTTAATTTAATATTCTGAAATTCTCCATTAAAAGATGGGAGTGGACATTTCTTTTATCTCTCCCTCTTTCTCTATCTCTTGTCAGACATTGGATGGGACAGTCAAAGGACATTGTCCTACCTGTAAGCATTTTTCTTTGCTCCCTGCAAGGATAAATACTCCGCAGACGCAATTATCTTACCTCTTTTCATTTCCTTATCTTTTTTTACTTTACAGAAGAATCTGTTCTGCCACCTTTTTGAAATGCCCTTTGTAAAATAGCCTTTATTTCTTCATTACTTTTCTCACTTGCTCCCTCAATAAAACTTTCTAATATTGCTCCCCGTTCTATCAATCTATGATTTCACTTTTTTCGTTCTTCAAGACTTACCCTCTTTCTAATTTTTTAACTACACCAACTTCTTTTCGTACTTTTTAAGTTCATTTTCTTTTATTTTAATTTCCGATTTTACTTTTTGTAGTTCGTTCTTTTTGCTCATAAAATTATCTCCTTTCAATTTTTTAAGCAAAGAAAAAGAGATAACATTTATGCTATCTCTCATTACACTCAAAATTTGTTTTTATATATTTTGCAAGTTGAATATCCATTTAACCCATGAATAAACTGAACTTGAACGCCTAACAATCTGACTGGCATTGCAAACATTATTATTCCTCATAATATTTTGTATTTCTTCTTTTGTTGGTAATTCTCCACTATTATAAACATTTATAAATAACCTATAAAATATATCATGCTGTAAAATTAACCCAACTAATTTTAGTTGACGTTCTTTGTATCTAAGTTTCACTGTATCCTTTCCCAATTTAGATAACGAAACTTTTTTTATAGTTTTTCCTTCATCTTCAATGTCTACCTTCTCAAATAAGCCAAGATATTTACCAGCATTATAGTAATAATCCGACTGTCTTAAGTCAAATTGCATAATATCAGCTATTTCTTCAGTAGTTTTATCTTCTTCGGATAAAATCTCCATAAGTGATATGATTCTTTCAAAAGAATTAGCCTGTATGAAAGGTATATCTGTCTTATTTTGATTATCATTATAAATAACATTTATACTAGAATAGACATCATAAAGTTCATTTAAGCCAATATCTGTATCTTGTAGAGAATAATTCTTCGATTTTATCAATCTTATAGATGAGTAGTTACTTCTATCTTCAAATTCATATTCAAATAATCTATATATTTGATTAGAATAAATCGAAAAAACAAGCCTAATTGGTTTTTTTACCTTACTTGCCCATAACCTATATGGATAATAAAGTTGCCTTATGTGAAAATCTGGATGAACAACATTTTTAGCTTCTAAGATAACAACTGAATTATTATTTTCCATTCCTCCGTCTATCTCACATTGTGCATTTTTAACATCAACTTTAAAGGAACTTCCTCTATGTCTATCTACACAAAAACTAAAGATGCCTGTACCCATTCTTCCATTAAAAGTTGTAACATTATCATCTTCATCTAAAAAATCATCTAAGATTTTTGAAAGCATTAAAACATTAATAGCATTAGCTTCCGATGATATATTTCCAATATCAATCGTTTCGTACTCTGGTATTTCAACTTTCTGCATTTCAGTGATATGCTCACCTAATTCGGGAATAGGCTCATACAATTTAAAATCACTTAAAACATATCCTGTTCTACTTATAGGTAAAATATTAATATTATGTTTCTTGAAAATACTTGGTAAATTTTCAGAACTGTCCCATTTTGCCATTAATCGGGGTTCTTTAAATTCTTTTATTTGATTGGCAGTAATATAAAAAGCTCCTTCGCTCTTAATTTTACCAAGAATATCATATTTATCAAAAAGTTTAGTCCAAGCTTCATTAACATTCATTTTAATCATAATTCCTTACTAATACTTCATTTATTTCACCACGTTTATTGCCATTACTATTTATTGAACGCTTTGCTTTTACAGTGATAATTTCATAATCTCTATATAACTCTCTAATAAAAGGATGATCAGAATTCGATAATAAAAACTTAATTCCTTTAGCATTTAATTTGTCACATTCTTCTTTGAGTTCAACTTGTTGCTGTTTGTCAAATCCATTTTCTGTGTAACCGGTAAAAGAAGATGATGATGAAATAGGCATATAGGGTGGATCAAAATATACAAATGCTCCTTTTCTTAAATTCTTCAGAATAGTTTTATAATCTCCATCTATTATCTTTACATTACTTTCATTGAAATATTTTGACATTGCCAATACAACAGGCATATTAACAATATTCGGGTTTTTATATTTACCATAAGGTGAATTAAATTGCCCTGCTTGATTTACTCTAAATAGTCCGTTATAACACGTTTTATTCAAATAAATAATCCTTGCAGCTTTTTCTACATCGCTTATTTCATCATATTGCTCAGTTCTATCTAATGCTCTGATTTTATAAAAATATTCCTCTGAATTAAGTCTTTCATGTTCTTGTAAAGCTGAAATTAAGTCATTAGGATTATCTCTAATAATCTTATAAATATTTATAAGTTCATGGTTGAAATCATTTATAATAGCCTTCTTTGGTTGAATATCAAATAAAACCGCTCCCCCACCAACAAACGGCTCAACATAAGTAGTAAATGTTTTTGGAATAAGAGGAATTATATCCTCTAATAATTGTCGTTTTCCCCCAACCCATTTGACAATAGGGGAAAGTACAATATTTTTTTTCCTTGAATTTTTAATCATAACTATCTCCTTCTATCTGTCATCTTTTACACAAAACTGAAATACATCATTTGGAGTGCATTCTAATGCTTTGCATATACGACCAATATTTACCATAGATACATATTTATTATTTCCCATATTGGCAACACAATTCTCTGAGATATTAGCCATTTCAATTAAGTCTTTTTTCTTCATTTTTTTATTTTCTAAAATATTCCAAAGTGGTTGATAGGATACATTCATTTTATAACCTCCAATTCATAAATGAGTATAACAAAAAACTTGCGTTCTCGCAAGTTTTTTTAGATGATGTTCTTACTCTTTTTATATTCACTTAATAGTATTCCGCTTTTTTTCAATGTTTTCAGTTTCCCCAGTTTGAGTTTTTCTCTTTGCGTATTCTTCCAAGATTTTCTTCTGATTGACAATCGAATTGCTCTCGCCTTGTAGTTCATCATCTCGGCTTAACCTTTCATACAAGGTGGTTATTTTCTCGTAGTTTCTCACGATTACTTCCTTTCTCTCAAATTCTTCAATAAAAAAAGAATTAAGCAAAACATCTTTCACTCAAGTGGTGATTAAGTGTTCTTCTTAATTCTATAACTCCAGTAACCAATCAGGTTTTATATGATATTCTTTAAAGCCAGAGTAATTTCCCTGTAAATAATGATCTTGATATTCTTCTCCTTTAGATAATATCTCAATGACTTCTTTTAATAATTTTAAGTCTTTTTCAAATTTAGTTGTAGTTTTAATTTTATACATTTTATATGCCTAAATCTTCAAATAACTCGTCAACATTTTTATATGATTTTCTCTCTATATCTCCATTTAATATTTTATTTGTTTCTTCCATTGTTTCTATTGTTTCTTTATTTGGAATCTTTAAGTCAAATGGTATTCCTTTTTCATTTATACATTTTTTTAGAAATAAATTTATTGTAACTGATATATTAAGCCCCAAAGATTTAAAGCTTCT includes the following:
- a CDS encoding DUF1877 family protein, whose amino-acid sequence is MGMDLCYYGIKEEEIPKILDGNFDEDFSELEPSYTTRVFSAKDFYYLYTGGKELEEVDFQGKNERDIFTEALLGEVTVSFAPEDIYSYCNCKEKVKEISNFLNKIDIKDYFGKIGTIEEISDKNFKGENFSYLGVKTTRRFYSSMEEEEYIFDIEATTNEFNELKEFYNKLANEDLALYIYIF
- a CDS encoding DUF554 domain-containing protein, giving the protein MGLITNFLAIIIGGILGLTIGKKFNEDIKNIIVDCAGIFIMVIGIKSALVAQKDIMILIYLIIGAVIGQLINIDKKIKDFSQFLEDKFVKEKKSLNNEKSFAKGFSTATILYCVGAMAILGSINSGLTNDNTILNIKAILDGVISIVLTSIYGIGVIFSAISVTIYQGIFYLFASQIKDYLSPQAISELNAVGGVLVLAIGINMTFKKDIKTANMLPAIFIPLLVSIFS
- a CDS encoding YfbM family protein, with amino-acid sequence MGMCAIYQEVKKEDFKKLLESDDFFETIEELEEKDGTELCDIDKMWDALHFLLNGLSAIYGAPEDNLLSEFIIGSESFNDEAEEFARYIPTEKVIEIDKKLNETNFQDYLKNFDMNKFKENNIYPDIWDYTEEKEEIMEELSEHFENLKEFYHKVAENKNIVVVTIC
- a CDS encoding AAA family ATPase; this encodes MKIHIIGCSGTGKTYLAKKLSNKYNIPHFDLDNIYWDNSSQKYGIKTKVEKRDKLLLNILEKDDWIIEGIYYKWLEQSFKNADIIYILDLPKYIYKFRIIKRFVKRKLKLETAKKETLKSLLDLLKWTDKFQDEDMKEIIKILEKYKEKVYFVKSKKEIKEILKRKLF
- a CDS encoding class I SAM-dependent methyltransferase, yielding MNNYIKLNEDRWNNVKNDYTEPLTHEELEEVRNNPISVALTVGKKVPKEWFEKANGKKILGLACGGGQQGPVFAIKGYDVTIMDFSKSQLQRDDMVAKREGLKINTVQGDMTKPFPFENETFDIIFNPVSNVYVEDLENIYKEASRVLKKGGLLMVGFMNPWIYMYDADIVWDKPDEELLLKFSIPFNSKELEEEGKIIINPEYGYEFSHTLETQIRGQLKNGLAMIDFYESCDKRHRLSCYGNDYIATLCIKL
- a CDS encoding type II restriction enzyme, with amino-acid sequence MIKMNVNEAWTKLFDKYDILGKIKSEGAFYITANQIKEFKEPRLMAKWDSSENLPSIFKKHNINILPISRTGYVLSDFKLYEPIPELGEHITEMQKVEIPEYETIDIGNISSEANAINVLMLSKILDDFLDEDDNVTTFNGRMGTGIFSFCVDRHRGSSFKVDVKNAQCEIDGGMENNNSVVILEAKNVVHPDFHIRQLYYPYRLWASKVKKPIRLVFSIYSNQIYRLFEYEFEDRSNYSSIRLIKSKNYSLQDTDIGLNELYDVYSSINVIYNDNQNKTDIPFIQANSFERIISLMEILSEEDKTTEEIADIMQFDLRQSDYYYNAGKYLGLFEKVDIEDEGKTIKKVSLSKLGKDTVKLRYKERQLKLVGLILQHDIFYRLFINVYNSGELPTKEEIQNIMRNNNVCNASQIVRRSSSVYSWVKWIFNLQNI
- a CDS encoding DNA adenine methylase translates to MIKNSRKKNIVLSPIVKWVGGKRQLLEDIIPLIPKTFTTYVEPFVGGGAVLFDIQPKKAIINDFNHELINIYKIIRDNPNDLISALQEHERLNSEEYFYKIRALDRTEQYDEISDVEKAARIIYLNKTCYNGLFRVNQAGQFNSPYGKYKNPNIVNMPVVLAMSKYFNESNVKIIDGDYKTILKNLRKGAFVYFDPPYMPISSSSSFTGYTENGFDKQQQVELKEECDKLNAKGIKFLLSNSDHPFIRELYRDYEIITVKAKRSINSNGNKRGEINEVLVRNYD
- a CDS encoding helix-turn-helix domain-containing protein, encoding MNVSYQPLWNILENKKMKKKDLIEMANISENCVANMGNNKYVSMVNIGRICKALECTPNDVFQFCVKDDR
- a CDS encoding type II toxin-antitoxin system mRNA interferase toxin, RelE/StbE family, which translates into the protein MYKIKTTTKFEKDLKLLKEVIEILSKGEEYQDHYLQGNYSGFKEYHIKPDWLLEL
- a CDS encoding type II toxin-antitoxin system RelB/DinJ family antitoxin — protein: MGLNISVTINLFLKKCINEKGIPFDLKIPNKETIETMEETNKILNGDIERKSYKNVDELFEDLGI